In a single window of the Gossypium hirsutum isolate 1008001.06 chromosome D02, Gossypium_hirsutum_v2.1, whole genome shotgun sequence genome:
- the LOC107910429 gene encoding coronatine-insensitive protein 1 produces MGENYNELKKSTASQTGLTDVVLGWVILYIDDPEDRSAVSLVCRRWYELDALTRKHVTVALCYTTSPERLRRRFPHLESLKLKGKPRAPMFDMIPEDWGGYVTPWVKEIAENLTCLKSVHFRRMIVNDSDLEVLGRSRGEVLRCLKLDKCSGFSTDGLLHVGRLCRQLRTLFLEDSSIIEKDGRWIHEIAMNNSVLETLNFYMTDLVKVSFEDLQLIARNCRNLVSVKISDCEILDLVGFFHAAAVLEEFNGGPFYDQPDGYAAVTFPSRLCRLGLTYMGKNEMPIVFPFAPLFKELDLLYALLDTEDHCLLIQRCPNLEVLKTRNVIGDRGLEVVARSCKQLKRLRIEADAEEEGMEDEGLVSQTGLMALAQGCLKLEHLAVYVSDITNASLEYIGTYLKNMCDFRLVLLDQKERITDLPLDKGVRALLRGCGKLRRFALHLRPGGLTDAGLGYIGKYSWNIRWMLLGYVGESDAGLLEFSKGCPKLQKLEIGGCFFSEHALAAAMIRLTSLRYLWVPGYRELSQSSRDLLAMARLFWNIELVPARRVVKTDRVGEVVVVEHPGHLLAYYSLEGPRIDFPDLIFRLNYQRILV; encoded by the exons ATGGGGGAAAATTATAACGAGTTGAAAAAATCAACGGCTTCACAAACCGGTCTAACCGACGTTGTTTTGGGCTGGGTGATTCTATACATCGACGACCCGGAGGACCGGAGCGCCGTTTCCCTCGTTTGTCGGCGTTGGTACGAGCTCGACGCGTTGACACGTAAGCACGTAACGGTTGCGCTTTGTTACACGACGAGTCCCGAACGGTTGCGGCGGCGGTTCCCACACTTGGAATCGttgaaattgaaaggaaaacCTCGGGCGCCGATGTTTGATATGATACCGGAAGATTGGGGAGGGTACGTAACGCCGTGGGTAAAGGAAATAGCCGAGAATTTGACTTGCTTGAAATCGGTGCATTTTAGGAGGATGATTGTTAATGATTCAGATTTGGAAGTATTGGGTAGGTCTAGGGGGGAAGTTTTGCGGTGTTTGAAGCTTGATAAATGCTCTGGTTTTTCTACTGATGGACTCTTGCACGTCGGAAGATTGTGCCG GCAATTAAGAACCTTGTTCTTGGAAGACAGCTCAATTATTGAGAAAGATGGTCGATGGATTCATGAGATTGCGATGAATAATTCAGTTCTTGAGACTTTAAACTTTTACATGACGGATCTTGTAAAAGTTAGTTTTGAAGATCTCCAACTTATCGCCAGAAATTGTCGTAATTTGGTATCTGTGAAAATTAGTGATTGTGAAATTTTAGATCTCGTCGGTTTCTTTCATGCTGCTGCTGTTTTAGAAGAATTCAACGGTGGTCCTTTCTACGACCAACCTGATGGGTATGCTGCTGTAACATTCCCCTCgaggttatgccgtttgggtttaACCTACATGGGGAAGAATGAAATGCCAATTGTGTTTCCTTTTGCACCGTTGTTTAAAGAATTGGATCTCCTTTATGCATTACTCGACACAGAAGATCACTGCTTGTTAATACAAAGATGCCCAAACTTGGAAGTTCTCAAG ACAAGGAATGTTATCGGAGATCGAGGACTAGAAGTTGTTGCCCGAAGTTGTAAGCAACTAAAGAGGCTTAGAATCGAGGCAGATGCTGAGGAGGAAGGAATGGAGGATGAAGGTTTGGTTTCACAAACAGGATTGATGGCTTTAGCTCAGGGATGCCTTAAATTGGAACATTTGGCTGTTTATGTATCCGACATCACCAATGCATCATTGGAATACATCGGGACTTACTTGAAAAACATGTGTGATTTTCGTCTAGTCTTGCTTGATCAAAAAGAAAGGATAACGGATTTGCCTCTCGACAAAGGAGTCCGGGCTCTACTAAGGGGCTGTGGAAAGCTTAGAAGATTTGCACTGCATCTCCGACCTGGTGGTTTGACAGATGCGGGGCTCGGTTACATTGGGAAATATAGTTGGAACATAAGATGGATGCTTCTGGGTTACGTTGGGGAGTCGGATGCTGGGCTTTTGGAATTCTCCAAGGGATGCCCTAAATTGCAGAAACTCGAAATAGGAGGTTGCTTCTTCAGCGAGCATGCGCTAGCAGCTGCCATGATCCGATTAACTTCTTTAAGGTACTTGTGGGTGCCAGGATATCGAGAATTGTCACAATCGAGCCGTGATTTGTTAGCAATGGCTCGTTTATTTTGGAATATCGAACTAGTTCCGGCAAGACGTGTAGTCAAGACCGACCGGGTTGGAGAGGTAGTCGTGGTCGAGCATCCGGGTCATTTGCTTGCGTACTACTCCCTAGAAGGACCAAGGATTGATTTTCCTGATTTGATATTTCGGTTAAACTACCAGCGGATCCTTGTATAG
- the LOC107910430 gene encoding alcohol dehydrogenase 1, translating into MSTAGQVIRCRAAVAWESGKPLSIEEVEVAPPQKDEVRIKILFTSLCHTDVYFWDAKGQNPLFPRILGHEAGGIVESVGEGVTDLKPGDHVLPIFTGECKECPHCLSEESNMCDLLRINTDRGEMINDGKSRFSINGKPIYHFLGTSTFSEYTVVHVGQVAKINPEAPLDKVCVLSCGMSTGFGATVNVAKPKKGQSVAIFGLGAVGLAAAEGARVSGASRIIGVDLNPSRFEQAKKFGVTEFVNPKDYNKPVQEAIVEMTGGGVDRSVECTGSIQAMISAFECVHDGWGVAVLVGVPNKDDAFKTHPVNLLNEKTVKGTFFGNYKPRSDIPAVVEKYMNKELELDKFITHTVPFSEINKAFELMLAGEGLRCVIRMDE; encoded by the exons ATGAGTACTGCTGGTCAGGTCATTCGTTGCAGAG CTGCGGTGGCGTGGGAGTCGGGAAAGCCATTGTCAATAGAGGAAGTGGAAGTGGCACCGCCGCAGAAGGATGAAGTCCGTATTAAGATACTCTTCACTTCTTTATGTCACACCGATGTCTACTTCTGGGATGCTAAG GGACAAAATCCTCTGTTTCCTCGTATACTTGGTCATGAAGCTGGAGG gATTGTGGAGAGTGTAGGTGAGGGGGTGACTGATCTCAAGCCTGGCGATCATGTTCTCCCCATCTTCACCGGAGAATGCAAGGAGTGTCCCCATTGCTTGTCAGAAGAAAGTAACATGTGTGATCTCCTCCGAATCAACACTGATAGGGGTGAAATGATTAATGATGGAAAATCCAGGTTTTCCATCAATGGGAAGCCTATCTACCACTTCCTTGGCACCTCTACTTTCAGTGAATACACTGTTGTCCATGTCGGCCAGGTTGCCAAGATCAATCCGGAGGCTCCGCTTGATAAAGTTTGTGTTCTAAGCTGCGGAATGTCCACAG GTTTTGGTGCCACTGTGAATGTTGCTAAACCCAAAAAGGGTCAATCTGTTGCAATTTTCGGACTAGGCGCTGTTGGTCTTGCT GCTGCCGAAGGAGCAAGAGTTTCCGGTGCTTCGAGGATCATTGGCGTTGATTTGAACCCCAGCAGATTTGAACAAG CCAAGAAATTCGGTGTTACAGAGTTTGTGAATCCAAAAGATTACAACAAACCTGTCCAAGAG GCCATTGTTGAGATGACTGGTGGAGGAGTCGATCGCAGTGTTGAATGTACGGGGAGTATCCAGGCCATGATTTCTGCATTTGAATGCGTCCACGAT GGGTGGGGAGTTGCGGTGCTTGTGGGTGTTCCAAACAAAGACGATGCATTCAAAACTCACCCGGTGAATCTGCTGAATGAGAAGACTGTCAAGGGTACTTTCTTTGGAAACTACAAACCTCGGTCTGACATTCCTGCTGTTGTGGAGAAATATATGAACAAG GAACTTGAGCTGGATAAATTCATCACACACACTGTGCCCTTCTCAGAGATCAACAAGGCATTTGAGTTGATGCTGGCGGGTGAGGGACTGAGATGTGTGATTCGCATGGATGAATAA
- the LOC107910428 gene encoding uncharacterized protein encodes MHSPYSAGPPPNGRLAARNAITARFGYGAITSIGCNSHFPREAAIMDSALVSYFLFHSLPSSTFRSIDSPTLFFQSKLDTPYSALGCLERKVCYCNLNSLACLIAFSTHS; translated from the exons ATGCATTCCCCCTATTCTGCGGGCCCACCTCCAAATGGGCGTTTGGCTGCCCGTAATGCTATTACAGCCCGATTCGGTTACGGGGCTATTACCTCCATTGGCTGTAATAGCCATTTCCCTCGTGAAGCGGCAATTATGGATTCCGCCCTTGTTTCCTATTTTCTATTCCATTCTCTGCCCTCATCTACCTTCCGTTCCATCGATTCTCCGACGTTGTTCTTCCAAAG TAAATTGGACACCCCGTACTCAGCCCTTGGTTGCCTAGAAAGAAAAG tgtgttatTGCAACTTGAATTCTTTGGCTTGTTTGATTGCTTTCTCCACCCACAGTTGA